A region of Anolis sagrei isolate rAnoSag1 chromosome 2, rAnoSag1.mat, whole genome shotgun sequence DNA encodes the following proteins:
- the ENC1 gene encoding ectoderm-neural cortex protein 1 has protein sequence MSVSMHENRKSRASTGSINIYLFHKSSYADSVLTHLNLLRQQRLFTDVLLHAGNKSFPCHRAVLAACSRYFEAMFSGGLKESQASEVNFHNSIHPEVLELLLDYAYSSRVIINEENAESLLEAGDMLEFQDIRDACAEFLEKNLHPTNCLGMLLLSDAHQCTKLYELSWRMCLSNFQTISKSEDFLQLPKDMVVQLLSSEELETEDERLVYESAMNWINYDLNKRHCYLPELLQTVRLALLPAIYLMENVATEELITKHRKSENIVEEAIRCKLKILQNDGVVTSLCARPRKTGHALFLLGGQTFMCDKLYLVDQKAKEIIPKADIPSPRKEFSACAIGCKVYITGGRGSENGVSKDVWVYDTLHEEWSKAAPMLVARFGHGSAELKHCLYVVGGHTAATGCLPASPSVSLKQVEQYDPVTNKWTMVAPLREGVSNAAVVSAKLKLFAFGGTSVSHDKLPKVQCYDLCENRWTVPATCPQPWRYTAAAVLGNQIFIMGGDTEFSACSAYKFNSETYQWTKVGDVTAKRMSCHAVASGNKLYVVGGYFGIQRCKTLDCYDPTLDVWNSITTVPYSLIPTAFVSTWKHLPS, from the coding sequence ATGTCCGTCAGCATGCATGAGAATCGCAAGTCTAGAGCCAGCACTGGCTCCATAAACATATATTTATTCCACAAATCTTCCTATGCTGATAGCGTCCTCACTCATCTCAACCTTCTGCGTCAGCAACGCCTTTTTACAGATGTCCTTCTCCATGCTGGGAACAAGTCCTTTCCTTGCCATAGAGCTGTTTTAGCTGCTTGCAGCCGCTACTTTGAAGCCATGTTCAGTGGAGGACTCAAAGAGAGCCAAGCCAGTGAAGTGAACTTCCATAACTCCATACACCCGGAAGTTCTAGAGCTTCTCCTTGACTATGCTTACTCCTCAAGGGTCATCATCAATGAAGAAAATGCAGAGTCCCTTCTAGAGGCAGGTGACATGTTGGAGTTCCAAGACATTAGAGATGCTTGTGCAGAATTCTTAGAGAAGAACCTTCACCCTACAAACTGTCTTGGCATGTTGCTTCTGTCTGATGCTCATCAGTGCACCAAACTTTATGAGCTTTCTTGGAGGATGTGTCTTAGCAACTTCCAGACCATCAGTAAAAGTGAAGACTTTCTTCAACTCCCCAAAGACATGGTTGTGCAGCTCCTGTCAAGTGAAGAACTGGAGACTGAAGATGAGCGGTTAGTATATGAATCAGCCATGAACTGGATAAACTACGATCTGAATAAACGCCACTGTTATCTTCCAGAACTGTTGCAGACTGTGAGATTGGCTCTTCTGCCTGCCATCTATCTCATGGAGAATGTTGCTACTGAGGAACTCATTACAAAGCACAGGAAGAGTGAAAACATTGTCGAAGAAGCAATAAGGTGCAAATTGAAGATATTGCAAAATGATGGTGTCGTCACTAGTTTATGTGCAAGACCCAGAAAAACTGGCCATGCCTTATTTCTTTTGGGAGGGCAAACATTTATGTGTGACAAGTTGTACCTGGTTGACCAAAAAGCAAAGGAGATCATTCCAAAAGCTGACATTCCAAGCCCAAGGAAAGAGTTCAGTGCATGTGCTATTGGCTGCAAAGTCTATATTACTGGTGGCCGTGGTTCTGAAAATGGAGTCTCTAAAGATGTTTGGGTGTATGATACACTTCATGAAGAATGGTCCAAGGCTGCTCCCATGCTAGTTGCACGATTTGGCCATGGTTCTGCTGAACTCAAACACTGCCTTTATGTTGTAGGAGGCCACACAGCAGCCACTGGTTGTCTTCCAGCATCTCCTTCGGTATCCTTAAAACAAGTAGAACAGTATGACCCTGTGACCAACAAATGGACAATGGTTGCCCCACTTCGAGAAGGAGTAAGCAATGCAGCTGTTGTGAGTGCAAAGCTGAAGCTTTTTGCTTTTGGTGGTACCAGTGTTAGCCATGATAAGCTACCCAAAGTTCAGTGTTATGACCTGTGTGAGAACAGATGGACAGTACCAGCTACCTGTCCCCAGCCATGGCGATACACAGCTGCAGCTGTTCTGGGCAACCAGATTTTTATTATGGGTGGAGACACCGAATTCTCTGCATGCTCTGCTTATAAATTCAACAGTGAAACCTACCAGTGGACTAAAGTGGGAGATGTGACAGCTAAGAGAATGAGCTGCCATGCAGTAGCATCTGGAAACAAGCTGTACGTCGTTGGAGGATATTTTGGCATCCAGAGGTGCAAGACACTAGATTGCTATGACCCCACACTAGATGTGTGGAACAGCATAACCACAGTGCCCTATTCGCTAATCCCCACTGCATTTGTGAGCACATGGAAGCATCTCCCTTCTTAA